The proteins below are encoded in one region of Brachyspira intermedia PWS/A:
- the hisC gene encoding histidinol-phosphate transaminase codes for MSKFLSDKAKSIEPYTPGEQPKDKNYIKLNTNESPYPPSPNVKKALIGSSFDDLRLYPDPNVSDLKIEIAELYNVHTNNIFVGNGSDEILAFSFMAFFNKGDKVYYPNITYSFYSVYSSLFDLNEVKIPLKDDFSIDINDYKNLDAGIFIANPNAPTGLLLTLSQIEEIIINNRNNIVIVDEAYIDFAETESAYKLVNKYDNLLVIQTFSKSRALAGIRLGFAIGNENLIQGLKNIKYSFNSYTINRFSIIAGIEAIKDNNYFKDTVNKVIKTREKTKIRLKELGFNVLDSKSNFIFISHKNVFAEDIYMKLRDNGILVRYFKNDLINNYIRVTIGTDEEMDIFVEKIENIIKN; via the coding sequence ATGAGTAAGTTTTTAAGTGATAAAGCTAAATCTATAGAACCATATACTCCAGGTGAGCAGCCCAAAGATAAAAATTATATAAAATTAAATACAAATGAATCTCCATATCCTCCTTCACCAAATGTGAAAAAGGCTTTAATAGGAAGCAGTTTTGATGATTTGAGACTTTATCCTGATCCTAATGTATCAGATTTGAAAATAGAAATTGCTGAACTATACAATGTACACACAAATAATATTTTTGTAGGAAACGGCTCTGATGAAATATTAGCCTTTTCTTTTATGGCTTTTTTTAATAAAGGAGATAAAGTTTATTATCCTAATATCACATACAGCTTTTATTCTGTATATTCATCTCTTTTTGATTTAAACGAAGTGAAAATACCATTGAAAGATGATTTTAGTATAGATATTAATGATTATAAAAATTTGGATGCCGGTATATTTATAGCTAATCCTAATGCTCCTACGGGATTACTTCTTACTTTATCACAGATAGAAGAAATTATAATAAATAATAGAAATAATATAGTGATAGTAGATGAGGCGTATATTGATTTCGCTGAAACAGAAAGTGCTTATAAACTTGTAAATAAATATGATAATCTTTTAGTCATACAAACTTTTTCAAAATCTAGAGCATTGGCGGGAATTCGTTTAGGCTTTGCTATAGGTAATGAAAACCTTATTCAGGGACTTAAAAATATTAAATATTCTTTCAATTCTTACACTATTAATAGGTTTTCTATAATTGCAGGAATTGAAGCTATAAAAGATAATAATTATTTTAAAGATACTGTAAATAAAGTTATAAAAACAAGAGAAAAAACAAAAATAAGATTAAAAGAATTAGGATTTAATGTACTTGATTCTAAATCTAATTTTATATTTATATCACATAAAAATGTATTTGCCGAAGATATTTATATGAAATTAAGAGATAATGGTATATTAGTAAGATATTTTAAAAACGATCTTATAAATAATTATATAAGAGTAACTATAGGTACAGATGAAGAAATGGATATTTTTGTAGAAAAGATAGAAAATATAATAAAAAATTGA
- a CDS encoding methyl-accepting chemotaxis protein: MKKIHSLSFKIPVIISSIIFITIASLASISIWSSSRAIRKSALEGFSSTVSGYSYMIDMVLHEQLLAIATYSQSGTLANGIINIDDITVRNEAEKRLKDFASVNTYAVNVGLADINGVVLLDSSNPKLIGASIAEIHKDLFSQMKANNYKFTYDNSPSISSTTGGQALLLCGGIKNSQGNIIGLVYINLDLQKVNDEFISSLKINGRITVANNNGNIILSSDNKRIGGNLPEVYDIIKTKKEGIIESYTYEGYEGKRSAAYQNVNIMPWTVVFAKSDSEIYKEIKYTILRTVIIGPLFIILCTVLIFMYIKSITKPLDELVLISREISNGDLTSTHRNIKRKDELGVLANSFFDMRDRLSDIIIKVRTSADEIRMNAKELSTGSIDLSKRTEAQAASLEETASSMEQMASTIKSSADQSLEGNKMMIDSREAIQNAGEIILDTTKNIEEVYDASTKIKDITKIIEDIAFQTNILALNAAVEAARAGDMGKGFAVVASEVRNLAQTTQSSVKDITTLVDNAYEKINKATESARVSQDIFSELQEKIENTAKIMQDISSTAVEQHEGVEQVNRAVTDMDTVTQQNAALVEEASASSNSLLNQAEELVNAMSFFKV; this comes from the coding sequence ATGAAAAAAATACATAGTTTATCTTTCAAAATTCCAGTTATAATAAGTTCTATTATTTTTATAACAATAGCTTCATTAGCTTCTATTTCTATATGGTCTTCTTCAAGAGCTATTAGAAAATCAGCTTTAGAAGGTTTTTCTTCTACAGTATCAGGATATTCATATATGATAGATATGGTTCTTCATGAACAGTTATTAGCAATAGCAACTTATTCTCAGTCCGGCACATTAGCAAACGGAATTATAAATATAGATGATATAACTGTAAGAAATGAGGCAGAAAAAAGATTAAAAGATTTTGCTTCAGTAAATACTTATGCAGTAAATGTTGGACTTGCTGATATTAATGGTGTAGTATTACTTGACAGCTCTAACCCTAAACTTATAGGAGCATCTATAGCAGAAATTCATAAAGATTTATTTTCACAAATGAAAGCTAATAACTATAAATTTACTTATGATAATTCACCAAGCATATCATCTACAACAGGAGGACAGGCACTTCTTCTTTGCGGAGGAATTAAGAATTCTCAAGGTAATATAATAGGATTAGTTTACATTAATTTAGATTTGCAAAAAGTAAATGATGAATTTATAAGCAGCTTGAAAATTAATGGAAGAATAACAGTAGCTAATAATAATGGTAATATAATATTATCATCAGATAATAAAAGAATAGGCGGAAACTTACCCGAAGTTTATGATATAATAAAAACAAAAAAAGAAGGCATAATAGAATCATATACTTATGAGGGTTATGAAGGTAAACGCTCTGCCGCTTATCAAAATGTTAATATAATGCCTTGGACTGTTGTATTTGCTAAATCAGATAGTGAGATATACAAAGAAATAAAATATACAATTCTTCGTACTGTAATAATAGGACCACTATTTATAATATTATGTACTGTATTAATATTTATGTATATCAAGAGCATTACAAAACCTTTAGACGAATTAGTTCTAATATCCAGAGAAATTTCTAATGGAGATTTAACTTCTACACATAGAAATATAAAACGAAAAGATGAGCTTGGAGTATTGGCAAACTCTTTCTTTGATATGAGAGACAGACTTTCAGATATTATAATTAAAGTAAGAACTTCAGCAGATGAAATAAGAATGAATGCTAAAGAGCTTTCCACAGGAAGTATAGATTTATCAAAACGTACAGAAGCACAGGCAGCAAGTTTGGAAGAAACAGCTTCATCAATGGAACAAATGGCTTCTACAATAAAATCATCAGCAGATCAGTCTTTGGAAGGTAATAAAATGATGATAGATTCAAGAGAGGCTATTCAAAATGCAGGGGAAATAATACTTGATACAACTAAAAATATAGAAGAAGTTTATGATGCAAGCACTAAGATTAAAGATATTACTAAAATAATAGAAGATATTGCTTTCCAAACTAATATATTAGCTCTTAATGCTGCAGTTGAAGCGGCCCGTGCTGGAGATATGGGTAAAGGTTTTGCGGTAGTAGCTTCTGAAGTGAGAAATTTGGCACAGACTACTCAGTCATCAGTAAAAGATATTACTACTTTGGTAGACAATGCCTATGAAAAAATTAATAAAGCCACAGAATCTGCAAGAGTTTCACAAGATATATTCAGTGAGCTTCAAGAAAAAATAGAAAATACAGCAAAAATAATGCAGGATATTAGCTCAACAGCAGTAGAACAACATGAAGGTGTAGAGCAAGTTAATAGAGCAGTTACAGATATGGACACAGTAACTCAGCAGAATGCAGCATTAGTAGAAGAGGCTTCAGCTTCATCTAACTCTTTACTTAATCAGGCTGAAGAATTAGTTAATGCTATGAGCTTCTTTAAAGTTTGA
- a CDS encoding methyl-accepting chemotaxis protein, whose amino-acid sequence MRKMKSLSFKVPFIISIIIFITILILGTLSVLSSTRAVKRATLNGFKSTVSGYASMVDMVLHEQLLAIDTYSKSSTVFNILYTNDVNVKQQSINRLKDFNSVNRYALNMGLADVNGKIISDSDNASLEGTSIFDSDPELFTRLKANNYNGTYANTIAKDSQAILLCRGLFNSQGNLIGIIYINIDLGKVNKDFIDNINFDGDITIANDKGIIMLSSDHNRIGTSLPQVYDITKTTSEGLIESYVFGNDKNKRSAAYKNISIMPWSVIFANYNSQIYKDIRGIIFRTSTIGPFFIILACFVVALYIKTITKPLISLVLFAKEISQGNLVYEHQNINRDDELGMLANSFFNMRDVLLDIIMKVRVSADEITNSARALSKDSEDLSRRTDTQASSLQETASSMEEMASTIVSSTNKSVDGNKMMINSKASIEHAGSIILDTVQNIEEVNEASTKIKNITKIIEDIAFQTNILALNAAVEAARAGDQGKGFAVVASEVRNLAQTTQSSVKDITSLVDNAYEKITKATESARESQEIFKDIQDKIDVTSKLMEDISTTALEQQSGVQQVNKAITDMDAVTQQNAALVEHTSASSSSLLNQAEELVNAMSFFKV is encoded by the coding sequence ATGAGAAAAATGAAGAGTTTATCTTTTAAAGTTCCTTTCATTATAAGTATTATCATTTTTATTACAATTCTTATATTGGGTACACTTTCTGTATTATCATCTACAAGAGCAGTAAAAAGAGCAACATTGAATGGATTTAAATCTACAGTTTCAGGATATGCTTCTATGGTAGATATGGTGCTTCATGAACAACTGCTCGCTATTGACACTTATTCTAAATCATCAACCGTATTCAATATACTTTATACTAATGATGTTAATGTAAAACAGCAGAGCATAAATAGATTAAAAGACTTTAATTCTGTAAATAGATATGCTCTTAATATGGGACTTGCAGATGTTAATGGAAAAATAATATCTGATAGTGATAATGCCTCTCTTGAAGGTACATCTATATTCGATTCTGATCCTGAATTATTTACAAGATTAAAAGCAAATAATTATAACGGAACTTATGCCAATACCATCGCAAAAGATTCTCAAGCTATACTTCTTTGCAGAGGCTTATTTAATTCTCAAGGAAATTTAATAGGTATTATTTACATAAATATAGATCTAGGAAAAGTCAATAAAGATTTTATTGATAATATTAACTTTGACGGCGATATAACAATAGCAAATGATAAGGGTATTATCATGCTTTCATCCGATCATAACAGAATAGGCACTTCATTACCTCAAGTTTATGATATAACAAAGACTACATCAGAAGGTCTTATAGAATCTTATGTGTTTGGAAATGATAAAAATAAACGTTCTGCTGCTTATAAGAATATTAGTATAATGCCTTGGTCTGTTATATTTGCAAATTATAACAGTCAAATTTATAAAGATATAAGAGGTATAATTTTTAGAACATCTACAATAGGTCCGTTCTTTATAATATTAGCCTGCTTTGTAGTTGCTCTTTATATAAAGACTATAACAAAACCATTAATTTCACTTGTATTATTTGCCAAAGAAATATCTCAAGGTAATTTGGTTTATGAACATCAGAATATTAATAGAGATGATGAATTAGGTATGCTTGCTAATTCTTTCTTTAATATGCGTGATGTACTGCTTGATATTATAATGAAAGTTAGAGTTTCTGCTGATGAAATAACTAATAGTGCAAGAGCTCTTTCAAAAGACAGCGAAGATTTATCAAGAAGAACAGATACCCAAGCATCTAGTTTGCAGGAAACAGCTTCATCAATGGAAGAGATGGCTTCAACTATAGTATCATCTACAAATAAATCAGTAGACGGAAATAAAATGATGATAAACTCAAAAGCATCTATTGAGCATGCAGGAAGTATAATTTTAGATACTGTTCAAAATATAGAAGAAGTTAATGAAGCTAGTACAAAAATAAAAAACATCACAAAAATAATAGAAGATATAGCATTCCAAACTAATATACTTGCTCTTAATGCCGCAGTAGAAGCAGCTCGTGCCGGAGATCAAGGTAAAGGTTTTGCGGTAGTAGCCTCTGAAGTAAGAAATTTGGCACAGACTACTCAATCATCAGTAAAAGATATTACTAGCCTAGTAGATAATGCTTATGAAAAAATTACTAAAGCCACAGAATCAGCAAGAGAATCACAGGAGATATTTAAAGATATTCAAGATAAAATAGATGTAACCTCAAAACTCATGGAAGATATAAGTACAACAGCATTAGAACAGCAATCCGGAGTTCAACAGGTTAATAAAGCAATAACAGATATGGATGCAGTAACTCAGCAAAATGCCGCATTAGTAGAACATACTTCTGCATCATCTAGTTCTTTGCTTAATCAGGCTGAAGAATTGGTTAATGCTATGAGCTTCTTTAAAGTATAA
- a CDS encoding restriction endonuclease, producing the protein MSDTTLYIIIATIFIIILISTIIMIKNIFNKKVHKPSKNTKKKMHELRKIVSLNPKDLDSLYELALIEEEYQELTGALPKFELLLSKRYFKDNNINEIEIYKKLESGYNQLEDKENSFKYAMMISKLEPNNIDYALKIGNVLGQEGKYKLASEYFNKVIVSKENISIEEARTAALSFFMIKDYKKSIIFLEELYKKILNDKEIDILEIYNIEILLVSLYISADELNIAITFLEQILSNRNISEDHKLYVNRIYMYILYKLSDNDKFISKYNELRTYYKLDEAKKEYAALIFDFAFYAYFLKDINTSINYFTKLNSFHMLEYSVYYLDQILEYLNEVNKASIQLIKLRGDGKFNNEKYKNENYEKYIDSELIDIWELVLSLWQGTFIKFDHITSNAPNPENKIDIDKILSELNAARENDSTKNINLNEIDKIYSLNLSNFKKLCKNLIQNKLSYSILQEYTDNVINYNYGDEVNYLAYHVTKSRKDLTLISIKRWKNTEVGELIIRDFLLMVNESGAKNGILILPVRLSNSAKSYAKHNDKITVYTRSQFNSFLKTNFVN; encoded by the coding sequence ATGAGCGATACTACATTATATATTATAATAGCAACAATATTTATTATTATATTAATATCTACAATTATAATGATAAAAAATATATTCAATAAAAAAGTTCATAAACCTTCAAAAAATACAAAGAAAAAGATGCATGAACTAAGAAAGATAGTTTCATTAAATCCTAAAGATTTAGATTCTTTATATGAGTTAGCTCTTATAGAAGAAGAATATCAGGAATTAACAGGGGCATTGCCTAAATTTGAATTACTATTAAGTAAAAGATATTTTAAAGATAATAATATTAATGAGATAGAAATATATAAAAAATTAGAGTCAGGATATAATCAGCTTGAAGACAAAGAGAATAGTTTTAAATATGCGATGATGATATCCAAATTAGAACCTAATAATATAGATTATGCTTTAAAAATAGGTAATGTTTTGGGGCAGGAAGGAAAATATAAATTAGCTTCCGAATATTTTAATAAAGTGATAGTATCAAAAGAAAATATAAGTATAGAAGAAGCTAGAACTGCAGCTTTGTCATTTTTTATGATTAAAGATTATAAAAAATCTATAATATTTTTAGAGGAGTTATATAAAAAAATATTAAATGATAAAGAAATAGATATATTAGAAATTTATAATATTGAAATATTGCTTGTATCTTTATATATATCCGCAGATGAACTTAATATAGCAATTACATTTTTAGAGCAAATATTATCTAATAGGAATATAAGTGAAGATCATAAACTATATGTTAATAGAATATATATGTACATATTATATAAACTTTCAGATAATGATAAATTTATTTCTAAATATAATGAATTAAGAACTTATTATAAATTAGATGAAGCTAAGAAAGAATATGCGGCATTAATATTTGACTTTGCATTTTATGCTTATTTCTTAAAAGATATAAATACTTCTATAAATTATTTTACAAAATTAAATTCTTTTCATATGCTTGAATATAGCGTTTATTATTTAGATCAAATATTAGAGTATCTTAATGAAGTTAATAAGGCATCTATTCAATTAATAAAATTAAGAGGTGATGGAAAATTTAATAATGAAAAATATAAGAATGAAAATTATGAAAAATATATAGATTCTGAATTAATAGATATATGGGAATTAGTATTAAGTTTATGGCAGGGTACATTTATTAAATTTGATCATATCACTTCAAATGCTCCGAATCCTGAAAATAAAATAGATATAGATAAAATATTGTCCGAACTAAATGCTGCTAGGGAAAATGATAGCACCAAAAATATTAATTTAAATGAAATAGATAAAATATATTCTTTAAATTTAAGTAATTTTAAAAAACTATGTAAGAATTTGATTCAAAATAAATTATCATATTCTATACTTCAGGAATATACTGATAATGTAATAAATTATAATTACGGAGATGAGGTTAATTATTTAGCGTATCATGTAACAAAAAGCCGAAAAGACTTAACATTAATTTCTATAAAAAGATGGAAAAATACAGAGGTAGGGGAGCTGATAATAAGAGATTTTTTACTTATGGTAAATGAATCAGGAGCAAAAAATGGTATATTGATTCTTCCTGTAAGATTATCAAATAGTGCAAAAAGCTATGCAAAACATAACGATAAAATTACAGTTTATACAAGAAGTCAATTTAATTCATTTTTGAAAACTAATTTTGTAAATTAA
- the flgK gene encoding flagellar hook-associated protein FlgK: protein MSTSSFFGIELGKRSLQNFKTALEVTGHNINNVATKGYSRQRVVMRSFDKPLEAPSLNRAERAGQIGQGAEITTVERIRDQFIDSKIMMELGTDGYWKTKSDYLKQLEAIYNEPGNANLRSDLDAFWDSWQEMAANPTERGTRMVLVERADRINNSINQMFNQMNGMRNNLNNLVENKVNRINDIANSIKDLNTEIVKQQALGQSPNDLLDRRDLLVDELSSLANVDIKSMDPDETMIYIGGRALVQGNVVSELSAEKNINNEGMYDIYWKKDHVQVQFEGGELKALLELRDVDTVDAINDLDTFAMNLADSVNEVHRSGFGLNQETGIDFFTVTKTTPSVIGNFDINNDGQEDSTIMFKVSGVNSVDSTASIGSSGTLVFGNKSREGADVAIDYTAQMKVGELIDKINSSEANVSAYLDDKNRLVLKARGFDDYMKPSYFIKHIQDSGDFLVGITGVLNQSGAAGAYNWQTIDQVNQLAGDFRNFTVTPDRHPAAAIAVNDIIRNDVNYIAASKGIDTTGNGFNDKWNGIGDGSNALAIANLKTKEIMVDSKSTFNDFYTGSLAKIASRTETANAETEKQTVVMEYLEKLRQSVSGVNLDEEVAQMAMYQHGYNASARVVSVMDQLLDVVINRMGV, encoded by the coding sequence ATGTCAACAAGCTCATTTTTCGGTATAGAATTAGGTAAAAGATCATTACAAAACTTCAAAACAGCTTTGGAAGTTACAGGTCATAATATAAATAATGTTGCCACTAAAGGATACAGCAGACAAAGAGTGGTAATGCGTTCATTCGATAAGCCTTTAGAAGCCCCTAGTTTGAATAGAGCTGAACGTGCCGGTCAAATAGGACAGGGTGCTGAAATAACTACAGTAGAGAGAATAAGAGATCAATTCATTGACTCTAAAATAATGATGGAGCTTGGTACTGACGGTTATTGGAAAACAAAATCGGATTATTTAAAGCAATTAGAAGCTATATATAATGAGCCCGGCAATGCAAATTTAAGAAGCGATTTAGATGCTTTCTGGGATTCTTGGCAGGAAATGGCTGCTAATCCTACTGAAAGAGGCACTAGAATGGTGCTTGTAGAGAGGGCCGACAGAATCAATAATTCTATTAATCAGATGTTCAATCAAATGAACGGTATGCGTAATAATTTGAACAACTTAGTTGAAAATAAAGTTAATAGAATCAATGATATAGCTAATTCTATAAAAGATTTAAACACTGAAATTGTAAAACAGCAGGCATTGGGACAAAGCCCTAATGACTTATTAGATAGAAGAGATTTACTTGTTGATGAGCTTTCTTCTCTTGCTAATGTTGATATAAAATCTATGGACCCTGATGAAACTATGATTTATATAGGCGGAAGAGCTTTAGTTCAGGGAAATGTAGTAAGCGAATTAAGTGCTGAAAAAAATATCAATAATGAAGGAATGTATGATATTTATTGGAAAAAAGATCATGTTCAAGTTCAGTTTGAAGGCGGAGAATTAAAGGCTTTATTAGAGCTTAGAGATGTTGATACTGTTGATGCTATTAATGATTTAGATACTTTCGCTATGAATTTAGCAGACAGCGTAAACGAAGTTCATAGAAGCGGTTTCGGACTTAATCAGGAAACAGGTATTGATTTCTTTACTGTTACAAAAACTACTCCTTCCGTAATAGGTAATTTTGATATTAATAATGATGGACAGGAAGATTCTACTATAATGTTCAAAGTAAGCGGTGTTAATTCAGTAGATTCTACCGCAAGTATAGGAAGTAGCGGAACTTTAGTATTCGGAAATAAATCAAGAGAAGGTGCCGATGTTGCTATAGATTATACTGCTCAAATGAAAGTGGGAGAATTAATAGATAAAATCAACTCAAGCGAAGCTAATGTTTCAGCTTATTTAGATGATAAAAACAGACTTGTTCTTAAAGCAAGAGGTTTTGATGATTATATGAAGCCTTCATATTTCATTAAACATATACAAGATTCCGGTGATTTCCTTGTAGGAATAACTGGAGTATTGAATCAGTCTGGTGCCGCTGGTGCTTATAATTGGCAGACAATAGATCAAGTAAACCAATTAGCAGGAGATTTCAGAAACTTTACAGTTACACCTGACAGACACCCTGCTGCAGCTATCGCTGTTAATGATATTATCAGAAATGATGTAAATTATATAGCAGCTTCTAAAGGTATAGATACTACAGGTAACGGCTTCAATGATAAATGGAATGGTATAGGCGATGGTTCTAATGCTTTGGCTATTGCTAATTTGAAAACTAAAGAAATAATGGTAGACAGCAAATCTACATTCAATGATTTCTATACAGGAAGTCTTGCTAAAATAGCTTCAAGAACAGAAACGGCTAATGCTGAAACAGAAAAACAAACTGTTGTTATGGAATATCTTGAAAAATTAAGACAATCCGTATCAGGTGTTAACTTAGATGAAGAAGTTGCTCAAATGGCTATGTATCAGCATGGTTATAATGCATCTGCTAGAGTTGTAAGTGTTATGGATCAGCTTTTAGATGTTGTAATAAATAGAATGGGTGTGTAA